In the Oncorhynchus clarkii lewisi isolate Uvic-CL-2024 unplaced genomic scaffold, UVic_Ocla_1.0 unplaced_contig_1258_pilon_pilon, whole genome shotgun sequence genome, one interval contains:
- the LOC139402193 gene encoding protein phosphatase 1 regulatory subunit 29-like, producing the protein MLSRLHTHSSSSSPSTPTLLILPSLILFLHLPGLVWGDCWLIEGDKGYVWLAICSQNQPPYETIPQHINNTVHDLRLNENKLKMIPYTSMYRFTNLTDLNLTKNEISYIEDGAFAQQANLQVLQLGYNKLTNLTEAMMRGLGRLQCLFLQHNLIEVIGNNALDECLSLNSIDLSSNKLARLDPSTFTILNRLMVCELAGNPFHCGCDLYNFLTWLEAFNNVTHTYDRLQCETPREMLGYPLLSPIASGHAGHNARTILSSVCRDGVFIPGMTSLPPDSDSSGMGPDMFDRVGPYHQPTTSSSSTEHSFSPSIKLHHVSLFTASIMVQIPRPYSKMYILVQYNNTFVSDVMNLKLKKEMITLNKLKPHTNYTFCVASIRTSQRYNHTCLQFSTRAQNPDDMPPTPSTTTHYIMTIVGCLIGMLCILGLIYYCLRKKRRHEEKQKSICVKKTILEMRYGPEVAAAVGNDPSAVQKLQEQAQGQGHHQYQHHTHGGKLPMSASSSGMLHSANTSSSRLSSIPQDKMPTAFSEAMLTSKGNYMDVRTEGVMRDGGRTGGQGGMKDEDLREEDGTDVGEDSDDDGRGSASEISTIAMEVDKVNQIINNCIDALKLDSVMAASSTASSATTTTSYPTSPPPTCTSSLTRGLIPLSPGITETCPGLPSPTTKIPPPPPLPFSVPLSERPGISGGGFVSPPYRPPPPASAVRPVMRQMSADAAVVISAVKKQCSTSSCNSMGRDRERGTGGGGRVYSLDIHEPRSPDPCQQYPGERGSPAGCGEPLERLPLVGSGGGGGGGGGCGSGGGGGVDGITNQHHQQQQQQQGQGQGQEQQEDYHCSEHRHSVPALYYEGSHQGSPHQRASFLKPLTRSRRDAASYSQLSPSRHQNYSGYSSSPEYSSESSLRIWERFRPYRKGQRDESCYVTAGNALRKKVQFAKGEDLHDILDYWKGVSAQQKL; encoded by the exons ATGCTCAGCAGGCTTCACactcactcctcctcttcctctccatctacccccaccctcctcatccttccctctctcatcctcttcctccaccttccGGGCCTGGTCTGGGGGGACTGCTGGCTGATCGAGGGGGACAAGGGCTACGTGTGGCTAGCCATCTGCAGCCAGAACCAGCCTCCATATGAGACCATCCCCCAGCACATCAATAACACGGTCCACGACCTGAGGCTCAACGAGAACAAGCTCAAAATGATCCCCTATACCTCCATGTACCGCTTCACCAACCTCACGGACCTCAACCTCACCAAGAATGAGATCTCCTACATCGAGGACGGGGCCTTCGCTCAACAGGCCAACCTACAG GTTCTCCAGCTGGGCTACAACAAACTGACCAACCTGACAGAAGCCATGATGAGGGGCCTGGGCCGGCTGCAGTGCCTCTTCCTCCAGCACAACCTCATTGAG GTCATTGGCAACAATGCATTGGATGAGTGCCTCAGTCTCAACAGCATTGACCTGTCGTCCAATAAGCTGGCCCGCCTCGACCCCTCCACCTTTACCATTTTGAATCGCCTCATGGTGTGTGAGCTGGCTGGGAACCCCTTCCATTGTGGCTGTGACTTGTACAACTTCCTCACCTGGCTGGAGGCCTTCAATAACGTCACACACACCTACGACCGGCTCCAGTGCGAGACCCCCAGGGAGATGCTTGGCTACCCACTCCTGAGTCCCATCGCGTCCGGCCACGCCGGGCACAACGCTCGGACGATTCTGTCCTCTGTCTGCCGGGATGGGGTCTTCATCCCCGGGATGACGTCTCTCCCGCCAGACTCAGATTCCTCCGGAATGGGCCCGGACATGTTTGACCGTGTGGGTCCGTACCACCAACCCACCACCTCGTCTTCCTCCACGGAGCACAGCTTCAGCCCCAGCATCAAGCTCCACCACGTGTCCCTCTTCACGGCCTCTATCATGGTCCAGATCCCCAGACCTTACAGCAAGATGTACATCCTGGTGCAGTACAATAACACCTTTGTCTCTGATGTCATGAACCTGAAGCTCAAGAAGGAGATGATCACACTGAACAAGCTCAAGCCACACACCAACTATACCTTCTGCGTGGCCTCCATCCGGACCTCCCAGCGCTACAACCACACCTGTCTCCAGTTCTCCACCCGAGCCCAGAACCCCGACGACATGCCGCCAACACCTTCCACCACCACCCACTACATAATGACCATCGTGGGCTGCCTCATCGGGATGCTCTGCATCCTGGGCCTCATCTACTATTgtctgaggaagaagaggaggcatGAGGAGAAGCAAAAGTCCATCTGTGTGAAGAAGACGATTCTAGAAATGAGGTATGGCCCGGAGGTGGCGGCGGCCGTGGGGAACGACCCGTCTGCGGTGCAGAAGCTCCAGGAGCAGGCCCAGGGTCAGGGCCACCACCAGTACCAGCACCACACGCACGGGGGCAAGCTACCAATGTCTGCCTCCTCCTCGGGCATGCTTCACTCCGCCAACACCTCTTCCTCCagactctcctccatccctcaggATAAGATGCCCACCGCCTTCTCTGAGGCCATGCTGACCAGCAAAGGCAACTACATGGATGTAAGGACGGAGGGGgtgatgagagatggagggaggacaggaggacagggagggatgaAGGATGAGGATCTAAGAGAAGAGGACGGGACGGACGTGGGGGAGGATTCGGACGATGACGGGCGAGGCTCGGCCTCGGAGATCTCCACCATCGCCATGGAGGTGGATAAGGTCAACCAGATCATCAATAACTGCATCGACGCCCTGAAGCTGGACTCTGTCATGGCCGCCTCCTCCACTGCCTCttccgccaccaccaccacctcctacCCCACCTCCCCTCCACCCACCTGCACCTCCTCCTTGACCCGTGGCCTCATCCCTCTTTCCCCCGGCATCACTGAGACCTGCCCGGGCCTGCCCTCCCCTACCACCAAGATCCCCCCTCCACCGCCGCTCCccttctccgtccctctctcgGAGCGTCCGGGGATCAGTGGCGGGGGGTTTGTGTCGCCACCCTACCGGCCGCCTCCTCCTGCGTCCGCTGTGCGCCCCGTCATGAGGCAGATGAGCGCTGACGCTGCGGTGGTGATCAGTGCCGTGAAGAAGCAGTGCAGCACCTCGTCCTGCAACTCCATGGGACGTGACCGGGAACGagggaccggaggaggaggccgGGTCTACAGCCTGGATATCCACGAGCCCCGCAGCCCGGACCCCTGCCAGCAGTACCCAGGGGAGAGAGGCAGCCCCGCGGGGTGTGGAGAGCCCCTGGAGCGGCTGCCTCTGGTGGGGAGCggtgggggaggaggtgggggtggtgggtgtggtagtggaggtggtggtggtgttgatggtattaCCAACCAGCatcaccagcagcagcagcagcagcagggacagggacagggacaggaacagcAGGAGGACTACCACTGCTCAGAGCACCGCCACTCTGTCCCAGCTCTGTACTACGAGGGCTCCCACCAGGGCTCGCCGCACCAGAGGGCCTCCTTCCTCAAGCCCCTGACCCGCTCCCGCCGTGACGCCGCCTCCTACTCGCAGCTCTCGCCCTCCCGCCACCAAAACTACTCCGGGTACTCCTCCAGCCCTGAGTATTCCTCAGAGAGCTCTCTGAGGATCTGGGAGAGGTTCCGGCCCTACAGGAAGGGCCAGAGGGATGAGTCATGCTACGTCACGGCCGGGAACGCCTTAAGGAAGAAGGTGCAGTTTGCCAAAGGGGAGGACCTCCACGACATCCTCGACTACTGGAAGGGCGTGTCAGCCCAGCAGAAGCTGTGA